The proteins below are encoded in one region of Chelonia mydas isolate rCheMyd1 chromosome 11, rCheMyd1.pri.v2, whole genome shotgun sequence:
- the CNOT9 gene encoding CCR4-NOT transcription complex subunit 9 isoform X2, producing MYLHVLLSSLKPVPTALAQVDREKIYQWINELSSPETRENALLELSKKRESVPDLAPMLWHSFGTIAALLQEIVNIYPSINPPTLTAHQSNRVCNALALLQCVASHPETRSAFLAAHIPLFLYPFLHTVSKTRPFEYLRLTSLGVIGALVKTDEQEVINFLLTTEIIPLCLRIMESGSELSKTVATFILQKILLDDTGLAYICQTYERFSHVAMILGKMVLQLSKEPSARLLKHVVRCYLRLSDNPSRAREALRQCLPDQLKDTTFAQVLKDDTTTKRWLAQLVKNLQEGQVTDPRGIPLPPQ from the exons ATGTACTTACACGTTTTATTGTCTTCCCTCAAGCCTGTGCCGACAGCACTGGCTCAGGTGGATAGAGAGAAGATCTATCAGTGGATTAATGAACTGTCCAGCCCCGAGACCCGTGAGAATGCCTTGCTGGAGCTGAGTAAGAAGCGTGAATCAGTCCCGGACCTGGCCCCGATGCTATGGCACTCATTTGGCACAATCGCagctcttctgcag GAAATTGTAAATATTTATCCATCAATCAACCCGCCAACCCTGACAGCCCATCAATCTAACCGAGTCTGCAATGCTTTGGCGCTCCTGCAGTGCGTTGCGTCACATCCAGAAACCAG GTCAGCCTTCCTTGCAGCTCACATCCCTCTCTTCTTGTATCCCTTCTTGCACACAGTTAGCAAGACTCGTCCATTTGAGTACCTGCGGCTTACCAGCCTTGGAGTGATTG GGGCCCTGGTGAAGACGGATGAGCAAGAAGTGATAAACTTTTTGTTGACAACAGAAATTATCCCCCTCTGCTTGCGCATCATGGAGTCTGGCAGCGAACTTTCCAAAACG GTTGCTACATTTATTCTACAGAAGATCCTCCTGGATGATACAGGATTGGCGTATATCTGCCAGACTTACGAGCGGTTTTCTCATGTCGCCATGATATTG GGTAAGATGGTCCTACAGCTCTCCAAGGAGCCGTCCGCAAGGCTGTTGAAACACGTGGTCCGCTGCTACCTTCGCCTTTCCGATAACCCAAG TAGGGCACGAGAGGCTCTCAGACAGTGCCTTCCTGACCAGCTGAAGGACACCACCTTCGCCCAGGTGCTGAAGGACGACACTACCACCAAGCGCTGGCTGGCGCAGCTCGTCAAGAACCTGCAGGAGGGTCAGGTCACCGACCCCAGGGGCATCCCGCTGCCCCCGCAATGA
- the CNOT9 gene encoding CCR4-NOT transcription complex subunit 9 isoform X3 codes for MYLHVLLSSLKPVPTALAQVDREKIYQWINELSSPETRENALLELSKKRESVPDLAPMLWHSFGTIAALLQEIVNIYPSINPPTLTAHQSNRVCNALALLQCVASHPETRSAFLAAHIPLFLYPFLHTVSKTRPFEYLRLTSLGVIGALVKTDEQEVINFLLTTEIIPLCLRIMESGSELSKTVATFILQKILLDDTGLAYICQTYERFSHVAMILGKMVLQLSKEPSARLLKHVVRCYLRLSDNPRAREALRQCLPDQLKDTTFAQVLKDDTTTKRWLAQLVKNLQEGQVTDPRGIPLPPQ; via the exons ATGTACTTACACGTTTTATTGTCTTCCCTCAAGCCTGTGCCGACAGCACTGGCTCAGGTGGATAGAGAGAAGATCTATCAGTGGATTAATGAACTGTCCAGCCCCGAGACCCGTGAGAATGCCTTGCTGGAGCTGAGTAAGAAGCGTGAATCAGTCCCGGACCTGGCCCCGATGCTATGGCACTCATTTGGCACAATCGCagctcttctgcag GAAATTGTAAATATTTATCCATCAATCAACCCGCCAACCCTGACAGCCCATCAATCTAACCGAGTCTGCAATGCTTTGGCGCTCCTGCAGTGCGTTGCGTCACATCCAGAAACCAG GTCAGCCTTCCTTGCAGCTCACATCCCTCTCTTCTTGTATCCCTTCTTGCACACAGTTAGCAAGACTCGTCCATTTGAGTACCTGCGGCTTACCAGCCTTGGAGTGATTG GGGCCCTGGTGAAGACGGATGAGCAAGAAGTGATAAACTTTTTGTTGACAACAGAAATTATCCCCCTCTGCTTGCGCATCATGGAGTCTGGCAGCGAACTTTCCAAAACG GTTGCTACATTTATTCTACAGAAGATCCTCCTGGATGATACAGGATTGGCGTATATCTGCCAGACTTACGAGCGGTTTTCTCATGTCGCCATGATATTG GGTAAGATGGTCCTACAGCTCTCCAAGGAGCCGTCCGCAAGGCTGTTGAAACACGTGGTCCGCTGCTACCTTCGCCTTTCCGATAACCCAAG GGCACGAGAGGCTCTCAGACAGTGCCTTCCTGACCAGCTGAAGGACACCACCTTCGCCCAGGTGCTGAAGGACGACACTACCACCAAGCGCTGGCTGGCGCAGCTCGTCAAGAACCTGCAGGAGGGTCAGGTCACCGACCCCAGGGGCATCCCGCTGCCCCCGCAATGA
- the CNOT9 gene encoding CCR4-NOT transcription complex subunit 9 isoform X1 — protein sequence MYLHVLLSSLKPVPTALAQVDREKIYQWINELSSPETRENALLELSKKRESVPDLAPMLWHSFGTIAALLQEIVNIYPSINPPTLTAHQSNRVCNALALLQCVASHPETRSAFLAAHIPLFLYPFLHTVSKTRPFEYLRLTSLGVIGALVKTDEQEVINFLLTTEIIPLCLRIMESGSELSKTVATFILQKILLDDTGLAYICQTYERFSHVAMILGKMVLQLSKEPSARLLKHVVRCYLRLSDNPRCRAREALRQCLPDQLKDTTFAQVLKDDTTTKRWLAQLVKNLQEGQVTDPRGIPLPPQ from the exons ATGTACTTACACGTTTTATTGTCTTCCCTCAAGCCTGTGCCGACAGCACTGGCTCAGGTGGATAGAGAGAAGATCTATCAGTGGATTAATGAACTGTCCAGCCCCGAGACCCGTGAGAATGCCTTGCTGGAGCTGAGTAAGAAGCGTGAATCAGTCCCGGACCTGGCCCCGATGCTATGGCACTCATTTGGCACAATCGCagctcttctgcag GAAATTGTAAATATTTATCCATCAATCAACCCGCCAACCCTGACAGCCCATCAATCTAACCGAGTCTGCAATGCTTTGGCGCTCCTGCAGTGCGTTGCGTCACATCCAGAAACCAG GTCAGCCTTCCTTGCAGCTCACATCCCTCTCTTCTTGTATCCCTTCTTGCACACAGTTAGCAAGACTCGTCCATTTGAGTACCTGCGGCTTACCAGCCTTGGAGTGATTG GGGCCCTGGTGAAGACGGATGAGCAAGAAGTGATAAACTTTTTGTTGACAACAGAAATTATCCCCCTCTGCTTGCGCATCATGGAGTCTGGCAGCGAACTTTCCAAAACG GTTGCTACATTTATTCTACAGAAGATCCTCCTGGATGATACAGGATTGGCGTATATCTGCCAGACTTACGAGCGGTTTTCTCATGTCGCCATGATATTG GGTAAGATGGTCCTACAGCTCTCCAAGGAGCCGTCCGCAAGGCTGTTGAAACACGTGGTCCGCTGCTACCTTCGCCTTTCCGATAACCCAAG ATGTAGGGCACGAGAGGCTCTCAGACAGTGCCTTCCTGACCAGCTGAAGGACACCACCTTCGCCCAGGTGCTGAAGGACGACACTACCACCAAGCGCTGGCTGGCGCAGCTCGTCAAGAACCTGCAGGAGGGTCAGGTCACCGACCCCAGGGGCATCCCGCTGCCCCCGCAATGA
- the CNOT9 gene encoding CCR4-NOT transcription complex subunit 9 isoform X5, with translation MHSLATAAPVPTALAQVDREKIYQWINELSSPETRENALLELSKKRESVPDLAPMLWHSFGTIAALLQEIVNIYPSINPPTLTAHQSNRVCNALALLQCVASHPETRSAFLAAHIPLFLYPFLHTVSKTRPFEYLRLTSLGVIGALVKTDEQEVINFLLTTEIIPLCLRIMESGSELSKTVATFILQKILLDDTGLAYICQTYERFSHVAMILGKMVLQLSKEPSARLLKHVVRCYLRLSDNPRAREALRQCLPDQLKDTTFAQVLKDDTTTKRWLAQLVKNLQEGQVTDPRGIPLPPQ, from the exons CCTGTGCCGACAGCACTGGCTCAGGTGGATAGAGAGAAGATCTATCAGTGGATTAATGAACTGTCCAGCCCCGAGACCCGTGAGAATGCCTTGCTGGAGCTGAGTAAGAAGCGTGAATCAGTCCCGGACCTGGCCCCGATGCTATGGCACTCATTTGGCACAATCGCagctcttctgcag GAAATTGTAAATATTTATCCATCAATCAACCCGCCAACCCTGACAGCCCATCAATCTAACCGAGTCTGCAATGCTTTGGCGCTCCTGCAGTGCGTTGCGTCACATCCAGAAACCAG GTCAGCCTTCCTTGCAGCTCACATCCCTCTCTTCTTGTATCCCTTCTTGCACACAGTTAGCAAGACTCGTCCATTTGAGTACCTGCGGCTTACCAGCCTTGGAGTGATTG GGGCCCTGGTGAAGACGGATGAGCAAGAAGTGATAAACTTTTTGTTGACAACAGAAATTATCCCCCTCTGCTTGCGCATCATGGAGTCTGGCAGCGAACTTTCCAAAACG GTTGCTACATTTATTCTACAGAAGATCCTCCTGGATGATACAGGATTGGCGTATATCTGCCAGACTTACGAGCGGTTTTCTCATGTCGCCATGATATTG GGTAAGATGGTCCTACAGCTCTCCAAGGAGCCGTCCGCAAGGCTGTTGAAACACGTGGTCCGCTGCTACCTTCGCCTTTCCGATAACCCAAG GGCACGAGAGGCTCTCAGACAGTGCCTTCCTGACCAGCTGAAGGACACCACCTTCGCCCAGGTGCTGAAGGACGACACTACCACCAAGCGCTGGCTGGCGCAGCTCGTCAAGAACCTGCAGGAGGGTCAGGTCACCGACCCCAGGGGCATCCCGCTGCCCCCGCAATGA
- the CNOT9 gene encoding CCR4-NOT transcription complex subunit 9 isoform X4 encodes MHSLATAAPVPTALAQVDREKIYQWINELSSPETRENALLELSKKRESVPDLAPMLWHSFGTIAALLQEIVNIYPSINPPTLTAHQSNRVCNALALLQCVASHPETRSAFLAAHIPLFLYPFLHTVSKTRPFEYLRLTSLGVIGALVKTDEQEVINFLLTTEIIPLCLRIMESGSELSKTVATFILQKILLDDTGLAYICQTYERFSHVAMILGKMVLQLSKEPSARLLKHVVRCYLRLSDNPRCRAREALRQCLPDQLKDTTFAQVLKDDTTTKRWLAQLVKNLQEGQVTDPRGIPLPPQ; translated from the exons CCTGTGCCGACAGCACTGGCTCAGGTGGATAGAGAGAAGATCTATCAGTGGATTAATGAACTGTCCAGCCCCGAGACCCGTGAGAATGCCTTGCTGGAGCTGAGTAAGAAGCGTGAATCAGTCCCGGACCTGGCCCCGATGCTATGGCACTCATTTGGCACAATCGCagctcttctgcag GAAATTGTAAATATTTATCCATCAATCAACCCGCCAACCCTGACAGCCCATCAATCTAACCGAGTCTGCAATGCTTTGGCGCTCCTGCAGTGCGTTGCGTCACATCCAGAAACCAG GTCAGCCTTCCTTGCAGCTCACATCCCTCTCTTCTTGTATCCCTTCTTGCACACAGTTAGCAAGACTCGTCCATTTGAGTACCTGCGGCTTACCAGCCTTGGAGTGATTG GGGCCCTGGTGAAGACGGATGAGCAAGAAGTGATAAACTTTTTGTTGACAACAGAAATTATCCCCCTCTGCTTGCGCATCATGGAGTCTGGCAGCGAACTTTCCAAAACG GTTGCTACATTTATTCTACAGAAGATCCTCCTGGATGATACAGGATTGGCGTATATCTGCCAGACTTACGAGCGGTTTTCTCATGTCGCCATGATATTG GGTAAGATGGTCCTACAGCTCTCCAAGGAGCCGTCCGCAAGGCTGTTGAAACACGTGGTCCGCTGCTACCTTCGCCTTTCCGATAACCCAAG ATGTAGGGCACGAGAGGCTCTCAGACAGTGCCTTCCTGACCAGCTGAAGGACACCACCTTCGCCCAGGTGCTGAAGGACGACACTACCACCAAGCGCTGGCTGGCGCAGCTCGTCAAGAACCTGCAGGAGGGTCAGGTCACCGACCCCAGGGGCATCCCGCTGCCCCCGCAATGA